The Sediminicola sp. YIK13 genomic sequence AATATAGCTTTAATATCCCTTTGTCCGCATACGGCTGATAGATTTTCTTTGGTTTTAAAGATAGACCAGTTGGCCTTTACATAGCCTCCATCTTTGGTACCATCAGAAAAGCCCAGCATGATGGTCTGTTTATTATCCCTAAATCTAACATGGGCTCTATATTCAGGTAAATCGAAGACCCCGTTCATGGTATTTTCTGAGGTCGCCATTCCATTCATGGTCTCAAACAAAGGCACAATATCGAAAGGTATTTTACCTTCTTCCCAATCTCCGCACCATCTTAATAGGCCATAAACGAAAAGTACGGAAAAGATATCTTCGGAATTGCTTATAGCGTACCTGTTACAACCTTCCTCCCCATTTTTACTTTGAATATTTTTTAATTGGGCTATGTTCTCTATGGTATCCCGCACAAGATCATCCTCAAAATTTTCGTGTTGCAGTTTAAATTTTTTGTGCAACAGGTTATCTATAAGTTCAGCTTCACTCAACTCCTCCAGACTTTCCGTGATGACTCCTTGTTGCTTCAAAATAGCTTCCACGGTATTCCTGTGCACGCTATGGTCCTGTCTTATGTCCAAGGTCGCGAAATGTGTTTTGAATATTTTGACCTTATCGATAAGCTGATCCAAATCTTTTAGGTACAATGAATTGTATTCCCTAATCAATATTTCCCGAATCTGTAAAAGCGGACCAATGATTTCTTCATACCCCATGATCTTTTTCTCATTGAACATGGTAACATAAAGCTTATTCCTTAACCCATTGATCAACTCCTGCAAATCTGTGAAACTCAATTTTTGTTGCAGTGACTTTATATCATGGTAATAGCACTTCATTAAGGTTGTCCTAAGTTCATCAGCTACCTGGTTGGTCATCGAAGCCGTTACAAAAGGATTACCGTCCCTATCCCCACCGGGCCAGAACCCCAACTTCATAATATTATGGTTATCAAAGTCCTCCTTTTGTATATGTTCCTTTATATAGGAATATAGTTCGCCAATAGCATTGTAATACACATTCCTTAAAATATGGATGATATTTTTGGCCTCTACCAAAGGAGTAGGCTTTTGGGCATTTATTAAGGAAGTAAGTCCCAACTGTTGCAGGGTAACATCTATCTCATTGATCTTATTATCCACGATCAATGCCCTTAGGTTGTCCATGATATCCAGTACTGCAGGGGTATAAAACTGTGTAGGGTGGGCAGTCAATACAATTCGCGCACTAAAGGTTGACAATTTTTCAGATATTTCGTCCCAACTTTTATTTTTTTCCACCATTTGGGCGTAATCCTTTATCGTCAACGAATTACTATGCTCCTGGAGCTTTGGAAAAGCGGCATCTTCCACACTGTCGTATAAAACCACTTGGCGTTCCACATATTGAATAATACTGAACATAAAGTCGATCCTGTCCTTTTCCGATTCTATATTTGCATAGTTCTGAAAAAAGGCATCCAGTATCTCCAATGGATTTTTACCCGATTTAAGTCCCTCATCTGCCTGGTGCATCAACAAAGGAATCAACATTCCCACGTTTTCTATATTTCTATAGGGCAAACTAAGAAATAGACTGTTGTATACATTGAATTTGTTATTGACCGATTTCCTAAACTCTTCTATTCTTTCCAATTTTGGCATAACTACTGTATTATGAATTGTGCATTGATTTACTCC encodes the following:
- a CDS encoding phosphoenolpyruvate carboxylase — its product is MPKLERIEEFRKSVNNKFNVYNSLFLSLPYRNIENVGMLIPLLMHQADEGLKSGKNPLEILDAFFQNYANIESEKDRIDFMFSIIQYVERQVVLYDSVEDAAFPKLQEHSNSLTIKDYAQMVEKNKSWDEISEKLSTFSARIVLTAHPTQFYTPAVLDIMDNLRALIVDNKINEIDVTLQQLGLTSLINAQKPTPLVEAKNIIHILRNVYYNAIGELYSYIKEHIQKEDFDNHNIMKLGFWPGGDRDGNPFVTASMTNQVADELRTTLMKCYYHDIKSLQQKLSFTDLQELINGLRNKLYVTMFNEKKIMGYEEIIGPLLQIREILIREYNSLYLKDLDQLIDKVKIFKTHFATLDIRQDHSVHRNTVEAILKQQGVITESLEELSEAELIDNLLHKKFKLQHENFEDDLVRDTIENIAQLKNIQSKNGEEGCNRYAISNSEDIFSVLFVYGLLRWCGDWEEGKIPFDIVPLFETMNGMATSENTMNGVFDLPEYRAHVRFRDNKQTIMLGFSDGTKDGGYVKANWSIFKTKENLSAVCGQRDIKAIFFDGRGGPPARGGGKTHRFYAAQTKNIANNEIQLTIQGQTITSNYGTKDLFMHNCQQLLTAGLSNDLFGKENSISKEMRQLIEELSELSFAKYDALKHHDKFMPYLEEKSTLKYYNKANIGSRPGKRGNKAKLELTDLRAISFVGSWSQLKQNVPGYFGIGTAIKTLKDRGQLNEMKRLFQEVPFFKALMLNSMMALSKCYFELTSYMKDDKEYGEFWNILYDEYLLSKEMLLLISDFKILMEEEAVSRESIKIREAIVLPLLVIQQYALQKIGQGSDHLELYEKIVTRSLYGNINASRNSA